In Corvus moneduloides isolate bCorMon1 chromosome 6, bCorMon1.pri, whole genome shotgun sequence, the sequence CTGGATCAGtcatccaaaaaaaccccaaacaaccgTCATTAACTTGACTGGGTAGCCTGGTcttcaaaggaaattaaaataaaccagctCCTAAATAGGTTTATCAAAAAGTGAGAGAGTGATAGTGAGGGACACAAATGCCCTAATGTTTCTTACCTGTTATCCTATGAACAGCTGCAAAATCAGTGATAATTTTCCTTctaccaaaataaaagcagtatgAAGAAGAAGCTTCTTTTCCCACCTCACTGAACTAAACCAAGAACAGCAAACAAAAGACTAGATTTGTTTTAGGTCAGGATGACAGAATGTGAAAAAATCTGTTCCAGTTTAGGCCTAGTGGAAGTTTCAGAAATTTGCTATTAGAAAAATAACTGAACCTTCTGACATGTAGGTGTTTGAGaaatttaaccttttttttattttaatatgattttaatTATCAaactttgtcctttttttttagtcatATAAGAACCCCAAAGTCTTATTGTTGGTCTCCTGCTTCTTACATTTTGTTTTAGATTAGGGTGTATTTTATATTTGCTCAGTTTATAGATATAAATTTTCCTATTTAGGCAGAGCATTCACATCTACCTCTAGAATTATCATCAGGACCGTATGTTTTGCCCTGCACTGATAAGAGGTTCAAGTAAGTGGTTTGTCCAAAAGAAGACCACTCTGGAGGTACTTTCAGCTAAGCATATTCTGGGGAAAAAGGATATGGACAAGGTTATCTTCTCATTTGATTCACTGTATGCACAATCACCCCTTGACCAGATTTTGGCTGCGATACTTTGGGATGTTATAGCTCAGTTTGCTTGCATTCTTCCATGAGAATTTGGTTCTGCATTGTCACAGCAGGAAGATAATCACTGACTGGGTCTTGAATGCTTGTGAGAATCTGACCTATCCCTCGGCTGATTTTCTGCCCGTAAGACCCACTGCTGTTTTTGGCTGAGACTGTCTGACCTCTGTAGACTTGAGCCTGATGCTCACATATCCCAAACTTGCTTAGCAGGATAAACACATCTCTACGGAAAGCTTTGGTGAAAATAGCGTAAAGAAAGGGGTTGGCACAAGAATTGAGTGGGTAGAAAAGTACCAGCAAAATCTTGGAATTGGAGACAGTTATCAGTGGTTTGTTCATAATGGCAGATAAAGCATGGAAAGAGATGGGAGCCATGCACAGAAAGTCCGTGAAAATCAACACAGCCATCCGCTTGGCAATTTTGGTGTCTTTGTCCCCTGACTTGTACTGGGGGTTTCGCACAGTTACGTAGATTTTTATGTAGCAGGCACAAATGATGACAAAAGCAATAATGTTACATATTAAAACGAAGACAATGTAGGCTTCAGCCACTGGTGTTTCAGTGTCCATAGGCAAGCAGATGCTGACTTTGCTGTAGCTGCTGACACCAACCAGTGGCAAAAGGGCAAGCAGGATGCAGGAGAGCCACCCTCCCAGCATGATGAGCACGGCATGACGGAGACGAATCTTCCGGTCGGGGCGCATGGCGAAGGTGATGGCGTACCAGCGCTCCAGAGTGATCACAGTCAGGGTGTACACAGAGAGTTCACTGGCAAAGACCGTGAAAAACCCGGCTGTGTTGCAGCCAGGCCCAGTCTGCCACTCTATGGCATGGTTATAGTACTCTGACCTGGTGTGGAGATCCACTGAAGCAATCAGAAGGAGGTATAACCCCATGCAGAAGTCAGCAAAGGCCAAGTTACACATCAAAAAGCGAGGTACAGTCAGTTTATAATGACTGGTGAGAAGGatgaaaaggacaaaaatgttGCCTAGGATGGCAAGCAGGTTCACAAACCACACCACAATCCTCAGAAACTGATATCCCATTATATCCTCACACGGATTAAACTCATCAGGCTCTGGCGTGCATACTACGTCTTCATTGCCTCCACAGGCAGGATAGTCATAATGACTGTCAAAGGTCTGGACATTCTCTGTTTGGGGGTTCTTGAGCTCTTTGCCAAAGCCAAAATTTCCTTCTCCACGGTCTTccaaaaaaatgtaataatgggaattttcatgaaaatttgTGAACTTGGTGTTTGTGTCATACACAGCATCGGTGTGGTCTGTGTATTCTTCTGCATAATCTTTGTAAAACGGGTCTCTGATAGCCTTGACTGATCTCTTAtgaaagctgtggctgctctggtTACACATCAGGTACTCCAGGATCCTGAAAGAGTAGATGGGGAAATCACTGCTGGCATTTACAGTCTGATTGGCACACAGCATGTAAACAAAGGGAATGCTTCAAAAGCAAATCATCCTGAATAAAAATGTAGCTATTAAAATGTGATTGGATATATTTTTGTTAACAGACCATATAGTGTACGACAGCatttctggcatttttaaaattttatcctCAGTAGTAATTTTACTTGTTTGGCATCCATAATCTATCTTCTTTTTTGGAATCTACATTCTTAGTAGGTAAGAAGACATTTACCTACTGTTTATAACTTCTTGGATAATGCATACAGTATTACATTCTTTTTCACTATTGTTCACAATTCCATTTGTCCCAGAACTTCCATCAGTCTAATTTCTGTTCAGTAGCTTCTTTAGAGTTAACTAGCAATGCAGCAATTTGGAATCCTGTACCTCATGGTGTGATGCAGCTGTATTTGCAGTCAAAAGATTTTCAGTAGTCAAAAGCTTTTCAATTAGAAAACATACAAGACTTGAGGGTATAAACTCTCCAACACTTTTTTCCCAGGCCTTGCTGTAGCACAttacccttttcttttttctttccctttaattATGGGCTCAACAAGAGGAGGAACTGCTGCAAAAGATCCTACAAAAAATTCTTCTGTCAGTTTGCAATTGTAATCTGTTTCAAAGGACATTGCCTGTACCTAGAAAAAATAGTTACAAAAGTGCCAatagatgtatttttatattactAAGAAAATATTGTCTTCACTGgcatacttaaaaaataaatgccagtTAGTGAAACTcacccacttttttttttccagctcttgaaAGCACAGCAGTGACTTGGATATGATAGGTCAGCCCGCATTAGCTGAAGAAATACCTTTACAGCTGGTAATTTCTTTAAAGCCCACGtattttttgccattagttctttTACACTTTCCAATCCTTTGGCTGGAAGGTTGGCAACAGCTGTTCTGGAGATGTCCCTAagtaagtaaagaaaaagatgaCTGGATCagatgtttttttcagattgttaCAGTTCTTCAGGAGTTTCACAGAATTCTAcaataaaaatcaaatccaGAGGAGGTGGGGATTCCATATTGCCTTGCTAAGTTCTGATACCATTCAAATTAAAGTAGGCTGTTCATTTCTCTGTGACTTTCACTGTCTTTTAAAGCTCTTGTCTTTTAATGTCTTATAGCACAGAATATGAATTATAATGAAATAtcataacttttaaaattatacctTTAAAGCCAACCAGACACAAATGTATATGCAAacacaaagttttaaaaattctttaaagaAATCACATCTTCCATTGGAAGAGTTATATTCCCTTAGACTTCTTTAGATTCATTGTAACCTATTGGCACACTTTAATAGAAGGCATTGTATTCCTAAAAGAATTCCTATACATTATCTAtatactgaaattaaaattttctgtctCATTCTTAAAATCTTCTTCTCATCCTGAATCTCTCAGAAAACTGAGTATTATGTTTATTGCTTTTTACTTGTCTGCTGAGGTGGACTCATGAGAGAGATGATGCAGAGTTGATGAGGAGgtggcttttcctttcaaactgCCAGGTGCCTGTCACCTGTGTTTTCTACTCAGTTTTTGCTTTGTCCCAAAAGCTCTTCTAGTGACACTTGAAGTCAAGATATTCTTAGAGTTACTGTCTGTGGAGAGGTAAACCTGTAAAAAGGGTTCTAGTGTAGAAACATTTTCTGAGCACTGTTTTATTATGAACACCCTCATAATAAataatgcagcttttttttacactttcttATCCCTCTAGAAGTCTTGCTCATTGTCTGGTTTCTTGCACCTAAAAGGAAATTAGAACTAATTTTATGCTTTAAGCAACTTTTAAATGTCTAAAACACTGGGgtttgcagtgttttgttttttttttttccccttttgagttgtttggttttaaattgaGTTAGAAAATGCTGTTCCTCTTTGTAGGAGGACTTTTTCACTTCTAAAAACTTCCTTGCTATCATATGTTTTTTAATATGTCACAACTAATTAATTTCAACTACATAAAATTCTTTTCAATAGGTGTTTCTACCAACAGCCTGAACTGGCTCTTAGAAGAGTCTGAATGTTGCCTGCTATCACTTTACCTTctaaagaatcacagaatagttgaGTTTCCAAATCATCCAGTCTGACCTCCTTGATCAAAacagggtcacctggagcagatTGCTCTGAGCTGTCCCCATTAATTTCTCAGCATTTTCAGGACAGGAGACAGCCTCTTTAGCAATTTGTTACAGCATTTgaccaccctcatagtaaagaaattttttcatatgtatgatgaggtcccctctcagtcatctgttctcaaggctgaacaggcccagctccctcagtcttTCCTTGtgagagagatgctccagacccttaatcatctttgtacTCCTCCACTGGActcactccaggagctccaagTCTCTCTTggactgaggagcccagaactggacacagcacttcagatgtggcctcaccagggctgagggacaggatcacctcccttgacctgctggcaatgcttttCCTGATGTACCCCAGGATACCACTGGacttcttggccacaaggaaGGACACGCTGCTGGCTCACGGACAGCTTgctgtccaccaggaccccctcatccttctccccagagctgcttacaagcaggtcagcccccagcctgtacttgTGCATGGGGTTATTattccccaggtgcaggacctgcatttgcctttgctggATTTCAGGCAGTTCTTCTCTGGCCATCTCTCCATCCTGttgaggtccttctgaagggctgtaCAGCACCCTGGGGTATCAGCTctgtgtcatcagcaaatttactgaggaggcatctgcctCTTAATCCAAGTCACTCCCCAATCTCATGGTCACTATAGCTATGCCTGCACCCAACCTTCACATCTCCAACAAGGCCTTCCATATTTCTTAGTATAAGGCCAATCAGCACACCATTCCATGTGGGATCCTCCATTACCTGTGAGAGGAAGTTGTCATCAGTGCtttccaggaacctcctggacTGATTATGTTTTGCTGTGTTGCTTGTATTGTGTCAATATCCCAGAGAGGGTGCAAAGGGATGTCCCATAGTCCTTTCTTGTGGTTATATCTTTGCTTGTATTTACTGGAGTCAGCCCCTCTTAAGTCTCCCTTTATTCCTTGGGCAGTTGCTATAGCTCTCCCCTTTCCACACCTTATCTCTGTTgagcctggctgtgtccccattTCTCTTCAAATGTAGTTCAAAACTCCCATAACAAGCCCTGCTAAGTCCTGAGCGAAGTCCTTTTCCCCCTTTGAGACGTTTTATAGAACTCTTCTCCAGTAAAACATCTTGATAAATTAGATCTTGGGATAGATCTTACCAAGAAAAAGTTGGCCTTTCAGCAACCCTCATGGGTCTCCATCAAGTGCTCATGGTGGTGGCAGCTATCTTGCAGCAGGTTAAATGCTGTGTGATGGGAGATGCTAAGACTCTTTGAAAGGGAAATTACACCTCACACACATTTGAGAGTTCTTTGAAGATGTACTGGCACAAGCTTATGGAGAAAGATGATCCTGTTTGTGCAATGAATTGGGAATTCTGACAAGCCTTGACAAAATCAGATATCAAGGGCTGTTGAGAACTAATCTGTTGTGTGGCAAGGGGAATGTCTCTCCTGgattaattgaaaaataaaagaattggGGGAAAGCCTGAGAACAGATGACAAGTTTTCATGCTAGAGGAAGAATGGAAAACTAATTGGTATCTGAATATACAGGTCATTGCAGCAGGGCCCAcagaggccaggctgggtgctggTGCTACTGAAATACTCCTAAACAGGATGGGAAGGAAATGAGAGTAGCTGCAACAAAGCTTGTTTCTGGCACAAAGTAATACAAGGTAGTGAAAGCTAAAGCTGATTGTCTAAAGCAGAAGGCTCCTGCAAGAGTACGTGGCTGAGCAGGAAAATAGTCAATATGATTCAAAATTAATGAATGTAAAGTACATTTaggaaaaagcaattttaactTTACATGGATGACAATGGGGTTTAATTTAGCTAGCACTCTGGAAAGATCTTGGAGTCCTCTGTGAATTCCAGGTCAGTGCTTTTAGTAATGTTGAAGGGGAATAGAATGCTtgggaaagaaatagaaaatagagcAGAAAAACCTCACTTTGTAAATCTAGTATGACTGTAACTT encodes:
- the TSHR gene encoding thyrotropin receptor isoform X1; translated protein: MLCVTVAFHLLLVLVLCSQGIERCPSDFCECSDWEDYKITCRDIHFIPSLPEDTQTLRFMETHLRTIPRDAFSNLPNISRIYISIDETLHSLEAHSFNSLSKVTHIEIRNLRNLDYIDPDAFKNLPLLKYLGIFNTGLRVFPDLNKIYSFDVNFLLEIADNPYMTSVPANAFHGLCNESLTLKLYNNGFTSIQGHAFNGTNLDAIYLHKNKYLEVIDDDAFLGVHSGPTLLDISRTAVANLPAKGLESVKELMAKNTWALKKLPAVKVFLQLMRADLSYPSHCCAFKSWKKKSGILEYLMCNQSSHSFHKRSVKAIRDPFYKDYAEEYTDHTDAVYDTNTKFTNFHENSHYYIFLEDRGEGNFGFGKELKNPQTENVQTFDSHYDYPACGGNEDVVCTPEPDEFNPCEDIMGYQFLRIVVWFVNLLAILGNIFVLFILLTSHYKLTVPRFLMCNLAFADFCMGLYLLLIASVDLHTRSEYYNHAIEWQTGPGCNTAGFFTVFASELSVYTLTVITLERWYAITFAMRPDRKIRLRHAVLIMLGGWLSCILLALLPLVGVSSYSKVSICLPMDTETPVAEAYIVFVLICNIIAFVIICACYIKIYVTVRNPQYKSGDKDTKIAKRMAVLIFTDFLCMAPISFHALSAIMNKPLITVSNSKILLVLFYPLNSCANPFLYAIFTKAFRRDVFILLSKFGICEHQAQVYRGQTVSAKNSSGSYGQKISRGIGQILTSIQDPVSDYLPAVTMQNQILMEECKQTEL
- the TSHR gene encoding thyrotropin receptor isoform X2; translated protein: MLCVTVAFHLLLVLVLCSQGIERCPSDFCECSDWEDYKITCRDIHFIPSLPEDTQTLEIRNLRNLDYIDPDAFKNLPLLKYLGIFNTGLRVFPDLNKIYSFDVNFLLEIADNPYMTSVPANAFHGLCNESLTLKLYNNGFTSIQGHAFNGTNLDAIYLHKNKYLEVIDDDAFLGVHSGPTLLDISRTAVANLPAKGLESVKELMAKNTWALKKLPAVKVFLQLMRADLSYPSHCCAFKSWKKKSGILEYLMCNQSSHSFHKRSVKAIRDPFYKDYAEEYTDHTDAVYDTNTKFTNFHENSHYYIFLEDRGEGNFGFGKELKNPQTENVQTFDSHYDYPACGGNEDVVCTPEPDEFNPCEDIMGYQFLRIVVWFVNLLAILGNIFVLFILLTSHYKLTVPRFLMCNLAFADFCMGLYLLLIASVDLHTRSEYYNHAIEWQTGPGCNTAGFFTVFASELSVYTLTVITLERWYAITFAMRPDRKIRLRHAVLIMLGGWLSCILLALLPLVGVSSYSKVSICLPMDTETPVAEAYIVFVLICNIIAFVIICACYIKIYVTVRNPQYKSGDKDTKIAKRMAVLIFTDFLCMAPISFHALSAIMNKPLITVSNSKILLVLFYPLNSCANPFLYAIFTKAFRRDVFILLSKFGICEHQAQVYRGQTVSAKNSSGSYGQKISRGIGQILTSIQDPVSDYLPAVTMQNQILMEECKQTEL